A region from the Macaca mulatta isolate MMU2019108-1 chromosome 13, T2T-MMU8v2.0, whole genome shotgun sequence genome encodes:
- the SIX3 gene encoding homeobox protein SIX3 translates to MVFRSPLDLYSSHFLLPNFADSHHRSILLASSGGGNGAGGGGGAGGGSGGGNGAGGGGAGGAGGGGGGSRAPPEELSMFQLPTLNFSPEQVASVCETLEETGDIERLGRFLWSLPVAPGACEAINKHESILRARAVVAFHTGNFRDLYHILENHKFTKESHGKLQAMWLEAHYQEAEKLRGRPLGPVDKYRVRKKFPLPRTIWDGEQKTHCFKERTRSLLREWYLQDPYPNPSKKRELAQATGLTPTQVGNWFKNRRQRDRAAAAKNRLQHQAIGPSGMRSLAEPGCPTHGSAESPSTAASPTTSVSSLTERADTGTSILSVTSSDSECDV, encoded by the exons ATGGTATTCCGCTCCCCCCTAGACCTCTATTCCTCCCACTTCTTGTTGCCAAACTTCGCCGATTCTCACCACCGCTCCATACTTCTGGCGAGTAGCGGCGGCGGGAACGGTgcgggaggcggcggcggcgcgggagGCGGCAGCGGCGGAGGGAACGGTGCGGGAGGCGGCGGTGCTGGCGGagcaggcggcggcggcggcggctccaGGGCCCCCCCGGAAGAGTTGTCCATGTTCCAGCTGCCCACCCTCAACTTCTCGCCGGAGCAGGTGGCCAGCGTCTGTGAGACGCTGGAGGAGACGGGCGACATCGAGCGGCTGGGCCGCTTCCTCTGGTCGCTGCCCGTGGCCCCCGGGGCGTGCGAGGCCATCAACAAACACGAGTCGATCCTGCGCGCGCGCGCCGTGGTCGCCTTCCACACGGGCAACTTCCGAGACCTCTACCACATCCTCGAGAACCACAAGTTCACCAAGGAGTCTCACGGCAAGCTGCAGGCCATGTGGCTCGAGGCGCACTACCAGGAGGCCGAGAAGCTGCGCGGCCGCCCACTCGGCCCGGTGGACAAGTACCGCGTGCGCAAGAAGTTCCCGCTGCCACGCACCATCTGGGACGGCGAGCAGAAGACGCATTGCTTCAAGGAGCGGACTCGGAGCCTGCTGCGGGAGTGGTACCTGCAGGACCCCTACCCCAACCCCAGCAAGAAACGCGAACTGGCGCAGGCCACCGGCCTCACTCCCACACAAGTAGGCAACTGGTTTAAGAACCGGCGGCAGCGCGACCGCGCCGCGGCGGCCAAGAACAG GCTCCAGCACCAGGCCATTGGACCGAGCGGCATGCGCTCGCTGGCCGAGCCCGGCTGCCCCACGCACGGCTCGGCAGAGTCGCCGTCCACGGCGGCCAGCCCGACCACCAGCGTGTCCAGCCTGACGGAGCGCGCGGACACCGGCACCTCCATCCTCTCGGTAACCTCCAGCGACTCGGAATGTGATGTATGA